A single genomic interval of Mycobacterium sp. DL592 harbors:
- a CDS encoding NUDIX domain-containing protein — MGVEKRLHDYPRPTVAVDTALLTWDPDRGLLVVEMARPDNGKWALPGAFLRQGETLADAVERCLRDKLGVEGIRPRQLHVFDDPHRDDRDWVLSVAHLAVVRPEQLHSLGSGSTQTRLASVDRPGELAWDHPEIVRLAKNDIRERYETEPDPERLLGSRFTMRDLKQVHEAVAGTTLQRDRFRRTMEPRLVGTGVMEENTGTRGRPAELFRRKR, encoded by the coding sequence GACACCGCGCTGCTGACTTGGGATCCCGACCGTGGTCTGCTTGTCGTCGAGATGGCCCGCCCGGACAACGGGAAGTGGGCGCTGCCCGGTGCGTTCCTGCGCCAGGGCGAGACGCTGGCCGACGCCGTCGAGCGCTGTCTGCGCGACAAACTCGGCGTCGAAGGAATCCGGCCCCGCCAGCTGCACGTCTTCGACGACCCGCACCGCGATGACCGCGACTGGGTGCTCTCCGTGGCCCACCTGGCGGTGGTGCGCCCCGAGCAACTGCACTCGCTCGGATCGGGCTCGACGCAGACTCGCCTGGCGTCGGTGGACCGGCCCGGCGAGCTGGCGTGGGACCACCCGGAGATCGTCCGGCTGGCCAAGAACGACATCCGGGAACGCTATGAGACTGAACCCGACCCGGAGCGGCTGCTCGGCAGCAGGTTCACCATGCGGGACCTCAAGCAGGTCCACGAAGCGGTCGCCGGCACCACGCTGCAGCGCGACAGGTTCCGCCGCACGATGGAGCCACGTCTGGTCGGCACCGGGGTGATGGAGGAGAACACCGGCACCCGCGGCCGGCCCGCCGAGCTGTTCCGCAGAAAGCGCTAA